AAGTTCCCAGCACCCAGACTTGTGCAAACAGCAGCCTCTGCACAAATGCCACCGAGAGCGTGATGTGCCACGCTGAACCTGTATTAGAGGTGCTGATGCCTGAAAGCAAAACCCCCACCTTCAGCCTCTGATTAAATCTACAGCATTGACAAGAAAACCTCTCTTAAACTGGTGAACTTGGCAGATTTTTTGTGTGAAACAGTGAGAACAGAGGATTGTAACACACACACAGttgccctgcagcagagctgctatTTCAGGCACACTTTCTAGCAAGATGCAGGAACTGGGaaactggctgctgctctgtgctctttACAAGGCAGACAGCACCAATCATTTGGAGCACATGTGCCACCAACAATGGCTTAAATTACATTTTGTTCACTGGTAAATGTTTATGTGCAACACTGAGTAAAACATGTTTTACacagtaaaacaaaaatgtaCATGTTTGGCTTTTCAGCCACTGAGCTCTGGCAATTGGAAATGTGCACTCACCACTCACCACCCAGTGACTTCTCATACATGACTTGGTACATACTTCATGGcacaaaaaaacctgcaaaccttgcttaaataaataaattaattaaactcTTTATGGAAGATGGAAATTTTGATTGGTGTTCCTGGTAATGGACATAACATGAAAGCCAAATTCTAGGCTTTGTAAAATCATCAGTAATGACTTCAAGGTCAGAAATTTGCCAGTACACAGGCTGAGTAAAGGAACTCAATAGAAAGATTAACCACACAGAAAATATGCTTAGGGGCTACAGCACTGACATAAGTGACAAGACTTCAATTCTGCCTTTAGACAGCAGAAGTCAAGCACGATGTGGCCACTAGATACTGCTCTGCACTTTGTTCTGCAGCCTACATACTCCAGAGCAGATGACTGCCtgcttctcttaaaaaaaaaggaattattttaaacTAGTTGCAGTGCTGTCTGCTGCAAAATTGTGGCAGTATAAGAGTCTGACTCAATTTTGATCTTGTCAGACTGCTAAAATGCACATTAGCAGGACTTGCATCTCTGATAATCCACTTGTACCATACATCTTGACTGTAACActgaactttttctttttaatgtatgATTTTAATTAACCCTTACTCTGGTCCTGTCTGTTGTACAGAGATGAAAGAGCTAAGATTTTAATGGCCTGAGCCTCAGTTTGTTACCTCAAATTCCTCTGAAAACACGATAgcttaaaaatttaatttttaaagagactcaatattttaaaacttctgaAAGCTTAGGACAGTTTACCAAATAAAAAGACTGACTATAATCTCAGTAAAACTGGTAGTAGTAATTTGGAAGCCAAAAGATGGAACAATCCAGAACTAAATGCCAACTTTGACACTTCAGCTTTGTTTCTTATGTCTAAACTGAAGTGATGCTATGGCCCCACAGAGGAATTTTAGCACGTCTCTGTGCCTATCAGATCTCTCCTGCAGCATCAAAGGAACAATTTTGGCACCTAATGTAATTGAACAAACAGTTCAATAAAATCTGCAATTGGTTTGAAGTCATTCTGGATTAAACCTTAGGTCGATAGCACTTTATAGCTCACTGTGATTTTGGGACACATGAAATCTTGCAGGACAGGTTTCCTACCTGTCTGAATTTCCTCATCTCTCCTCTCCATGTGTGATTAATCATTTAACTGGACATAAAACCATTTGCAGAGGTCTCAGTAAAAGCTGTGCCGATCCACTGTTGGTCTTCTAGAGTCACAGTAGTTAAATGGTGACCAGAACCTGAAGCTGAACTTGGATACCTCAAACCCCCTCTCAGTCAGCTTGGACCTCAGTCCTAAGGAGTCCAAGTCCATTTGTATTCAGCATCCTCTGCACCTCCACTGCCTCTGTTCTGATTGCACAGAAATTTCTGCCATTcattttgattttcattttaactctcttttccttccacaGGAGTCAGAAAAGCCTCAGCCTTTATTACATGGGTAAAAAGAAGAACAGGACCTAGCACTGTTTTAATCAACTCTACTGATCAGGCTGAAGCCATCATAAAAGCTGGTGATTTAGCAGTGATTGGCTTCTTTAGGGTAATTATCTGGAAAACTCAAAAGGCTGGTTCTGTTGCAGCTTTGGGGTATACTGCTTGCTATCGCCACCAGAGCCCACACATCCAAAAGACCAAGAACTCACCAGAAAAATGTAGACCTTCAGTTTGTctacatttgaaaaaaaaaaaaataacaatctCTATCTATTTTTTCACACTTTTAGacaagcagaggcagaaattaGGAAATCTTACACCACAGCACATTTCCTTAACCAGTACCTGGGCACAGAGACCCTGAGACCTGCTTCTGAGAGCAGGGTGCTCCAGCAGCgtctgcacagccctggctggtCACAGCAGTGTTTCCTGCATCTTCAGAGAAAGGCCTTCTGCCAaactcccccaaattttcctgaTGTGAAGAAGGCCAAATCTGCATGGATAGGAAGTCACAGAGTATTACCACTGTATATGATCCAACACATGTAGTCCTTTCTCAAGCAAATTCTACCATTTTCCAGAGCAGAATAAGGTTCTTAGGATTTGGGCTGAATGCTAGTGATCAGCAGTCAATAGAAATGCTGTCAGAGTGAGTAAAATAGAAACagctttttcctgctttttcaaTGTGTCCTTGAGATCTTTAATATCTGAAAATTCAATCAAGGATTTTCTCTAACTAAAGAGACTTTTATTCTGTTATCTCTCTGCCCAGTTAAAGCACAATGTCTGGACTCATACCTGAACTGATAATATCCCAAATGTGCTGGCTACAGCAGATAGTCCAAGTTCTGTGGATATGGAAAACAGGGCTCATTACCAAAATGCCCCATAGTAACAAAGCTGGTGAGCACATGGAACATAACAGGACAAACTGTGAAGATGCTCAGTGCCCAGAATTTTGCTTTGCAGCAATCTGCTTGCAGCCTTTTAGGAAGGAAGGGAGGCAGTtttccagtgctgggggaaatTGAGAAGCTCTTTCTATCACAGTGATGCCAGAGAGTTCCCTGAACCACCCTGATAGCAGATATTGCCTGCAGATGTGTTTGACTGGACACTGGCTTTGCTCAGGGCTGAAATGACAACAGATGAGCATGAGCTAGGGCATGTCAGAAATTTAATGGGTAAAAGCCAACAAAACAGCGTCCAAGCAAATTAGGAGCCTTATTTGGGCTTCTATTACTCACAGATTGCTCACAAATATGAGTGCCAGGATGTGTTGGAAGGTCTCAGCATATAAATTACTATTCATCTAGCATGAAATAATTGATTAAATCAAATCTGGAAGTGCTGTTGCCTTTCATCCTGCTTATTTACTATTAGTTTGAGGGTGGACAGCACAGTGACTGCTTGACAGATGCAGGAGTCAAGGTCCCTGCCTTGAAGAGCACTCAGTCAAAAGCCCCAGATGTGCCAGCCAGCTCCTCTAGTGAGCAGAGAGCCCTCCTGCCACCCCTCACCTCCtgccagctgtgcagggcagcagcagctgcaccatcgctcccaggctctgcagagggtggcagtgccaggggagggcagggaggacaGAGGGGACCCCTCACCATCcctgctgatccaggccagccAGCACAAGCTGCGTCTCAGCACTCCTGGGATCCCCCTTAGAGGTAATCCTGGGAAGCATTATCCACTTTACAATTACACTTGGCTCTTTGTTTCACAGGGTTTTAGGGGCCTGCTTCACCTGGAGCTCTAACTCCTACACATCTTAGCAGGGTGTAGGGCAAAGTCTTAATGAATGCTCATTCTGGGCCTAGGAACTTCACAATGACAGTGTGGAAGTTTTCTGTGAGACAGCCAGAGATGTGCCAGAGATGCCTTTTGGGATGACAGCCAATGAGGAGGTCTGTGCCAACTACGGTGTCCAAAGGAACTCTCTCGTTGTGTTTAAGGAGGTAGGAGTACCAAAGTCTGGCAGGTAAGGTTTGGTGACAGCTGTGGGCTTTGGAAAGGCAGTTTGGGAATTTTTCAGgttatatataaattttatgcTTAAGGATCTGGATATAAAAGCTTTACTTTCCAATCTGCATTCTAATCAACATTTGCTGCCAAAGTTCAGTGAGATTTGCAGACATTCACCTCTTTTCTTGTGTGTTGCTTTTGACCAGAAAATTTCTTCCAGTCCACAACAGAAGAAGTGGCcaacaccaaaaccaaaactacACAGAGTAGCAGCAATATTTAGACTAGGTAGTAGTCAGACCCATGATTTCCTGAGCAAGCATATCTCACAGATAGTGTGTACAGATGTAGGAAAGATCTTTCAGTATGTAAACATTACTGAACAAATTAAAACTGTCAGCTGTACCTTGAATTTTAGCTGTAATCTCGTTCTGCAATCTAGCTGTGACATTCATTTTACAAGCTATGGAATTTCAGTTGCTGAGAATCATAAAACTCTCGCTTTTAAAGCCTCTCATTTTGTTCCTATACTTGGTAAGGCCAGCAACCTCACAAACTTCACTGTTTGTCCAGGGAAAACCTGTGCATAATGAAGTGCTTGAAGATGGTAGGCAGAGCAAACTGGGCCTGACAAGGATAATCAAAACCTTTACCTTGGATTTGGTCACTGAATATAACATTGAGGTACGTGCATTTCACTGTGTTAGCAAAAGCTatgggagaaggaaagaaatccATGCAGAAAGAGACCCAGGGAGCTACTCTGCACCTTAGGGAGTGAGAATTGTCTTTGCTCATTTGAAAAGGCCACTCTTAAACACATCTAAAAATGCCAGCAGAACCCAGCCTGCAGCCCTTGGTCTAACCCAGGCCAAATGATGCTTCTCTCTGGCAAGATGCATTTTCCTAGAGAAGATGAAGAGTGGCTGGTGGAACAGTGAGTTCTGAGCATGCAAACACCTCTCTCCTGTGGGGCCAACAACAAGGCTTgggctgcttctgcagcagagaagTGGAGTGGGAGGTTGGAAGGTCAGTCCCTAATCCTGGCTCCAAACATCTCACCCCAAGGCAGccacagggagctctgggccAGGGCAAGAAGGAAAGAAACCAGCAGAAATTGTTGCTAGTGCAGgttggaaaggaaaggaaagacaTGGAAATCCCTGCTTGCCTGGGGGACACCCCATTGCCTCTGATTGTAGGGTGGCATGAGAGGACAGTTAGTcctgtgcagggagggagatcccagctgctgatgccagagggaagggaagggaagggaagggaagggaagggaagggaagggaagggaagggaagggaagggaagggaagggaagggaagggaagggaagggaagggaagggaagggaagggaagggaagggaagggaagggaagggaagggaagggaagggaagggaagggaagggaagggaagggaagggaagggaagggaagggaagggaagggaagggaagggaagggaagggaagggaagggaagggaagggaagggaagggaagggaagggaagggaagggaagggagtgCCCAGCCAGGTCTTGCCCctacagctgcagcagctgggcctCCCTGGGTAACACCACCCTGTGCTTTCAGCATCAATTCTTCTGTGTGTTTTATACAGGAGGTCAGACTAAAAGATCACAGTCCCTTCAGACTGTAAAAATCTGTGAATAACTATGAGGATTTTCctggaacagaaaaaaaaaaaaacctctcagcagctgctgattCTTCTTACTTTATCTGCTTTAaaacaatgaaacaaaatccaatGGTTATGGAAATGACTGAGAACTaagttaaaaagtaaaatttgcAATAGCAGAGCCTAGGGATACTGATATGCTGAGCTTCTGATTCACTGTTCTGCCTACAAAGAGTGGAGCAGATGTTGAGTCTTTTGTTTCCCAGACATCTGTGAAGATTTTTGATGTCCCTGTtgaaaatcacatcctgctgtTCACCCCAATGAACTCGGAGACATTCAGTGAGATTTACGAAAACTACCAGTCTGCTGCTGCACAATTCAGAGGAAAGGTTTGTAACTCTGAATCCAGATTTGCAAATGGGAGCGCCAAAAGATCAGTGGAAAACCACTCACCAACATAACTGGTAAAAATACACTGCTGTCAGTCCATCTTCTAACGCTACCAACCATTTAAAAACAGTTTCGGTAACAATTATCTGAATTTGTTAAGGACAAGCTGAAAGATAAACTTCACTTGGAAGTGATTTTTTCAAAACACAAAGGCCACAAAGAGGAGCAGTAATTCCAGCTGCTCCAAATTTACTTGTTTCAGATTTTACAAATATAATTTTCTGGGAGTGTCTTCCAGCCAAAGGTAGTTTTAGCAAAATTCTGGCAATTTTTGGCTCTACCAGGGCATACCATGAGGATCTCAGAATATTCCCTGAAGAAATGGCTGGAGCTATAAAAACTGTGGAATATTGCAAGGTATATGCatagccttgcctgcagccacaTGTTTTCATGTATAGAGACAGTTATAGGCAGTATACACAATACAAAAGTGTTTTGGTTTTCCATGGTGCTACTCCTGCTCCAGGTACATGAGAcactgaaaaatattaattcaCCTTGTAGTAAAATATCCCATATTGGTAAATCCATATGGATTACAGGTGTTTCAGCTCTTTTGTCCTGTTAAGATTTATGAAGAGGAGTAACAAGCTCTACGGGAGGTAATTTAGAAGTGTTATTGAAAGATTTTTAAGATTTTAAGAAGTGTTATTGAAAGTGATAGCAAACCACTGTGAAGAGACAGAGGGAAAAGCTTCAGTACTTTTGGCTGCTTTAGCATTTGTTATTAACTAGGATCAAGGTGTAATAAAATCCACAGAGCTTCTGGGTTTTGGTCTTGAGACCAAAAATGATCCAACACAGTTCCTTGAATTTAAGGTTAGATCCTTCCCCACTGCCAAGCTCCACAGTCCATTTTCACCAGAATGGCTAAACCAAAGCTGGAAGGCCCAACCAGGTGCATGATTCTCTCTTTATCACCAGATACTGTTTGTTTTGGTGGATACTGGTGAAGCAAGGAACGGACGGATTTTTGAGTATTTCCGCATCAGGGACATCGATGTTCCTGCTGCGAGGATCCTCAATCTCACCAGCGAGGCCAGGTACAAAATGCCTGCGGATGAAGTGACTGTGGAGAACCTGAGAGAATTCTGCCAGAGCTACCTACATGGAAAAGCAAAGGTATGTTCTTATCTAAAGAGACAGCTCTCTACTACACTAgctaaaacacagcaaaaactTGGCAGAGCACCCCCTTTTTAAATTAGAACAGTGTCCTGTTGTGATCACTGGTTTATTAATCTACTGTCACCCTAATTCATTAATCTACCATCTACAGATGTTGACTGAACATCCCTCTGTATTTAACAACTGAGGTGGACTACAGGTCCTCCAATGTAAATCCTGGATTGATCATTTATGCCCAAAATTTAAACTGATGCCAGCTGTTTTATTTGAGTGGCTTAAAAGCTCCTTATGCCTCTATCTTTCCAATACAAAAATGAagatatttccttttcttcGCTGGGGAGAGATGCAAACAATCATTGCAACAGATTTTAAGGTTACAGGAAAATCCAGTAAATCAAAAAGTGATGGTTTCAGAGGGGATTAACATTTGGTATTTGTTTAAAGCAAGTTTAGCAAAGTTGAATTCTCCCAGGGGGATCATTCCCAATGGTAAATACAGCATTTGTTGCCATAATGAGGCATCATCACACtcatgtgaaaaatgcattaaaatgcTGTGCTTATTCAGTGCTCCTCAGGGTGAGTTACAGGGAGACAAGATAAAGCAGTCTGAGAGCAGGCAGAATTTAAGAAATGTGAGTAGGTAGATCCTGTATTTAGTGttggaagggagcagagggatggaagCAGAGGGGAGGTGGCTCCTTCCTCACCAAGATCTGCTTCCATGGGGCACATGTGCCTTTCTGTTACTGTGCCGTGGTGTTAAAGAAGAGaaattcccagctcctgcactCTAAATTGTAAAAGTCATGTGGGGATCATGGCTGGTGGTGAAAGCAAAGATTTAAGCAGCAGTGAACACTTCCTGGTGTGTTTTACATCACTTTTGAAGGCCCACAACACATAAACTGTTCAGTAGTCCAGCTTCTGAACATTGGAACAGAATTCAGGATGAGGAATACAACTGTGTTCCAAAAATCATTTTCAGACAGTCTGCTACAGAGTCTGTATTCAAGAGAGGGACAAATAGTTCTGAGCACCAACCACCCTGGGGTGTGagatcccagctcctgctgaagggagaggagggggaacCATGGCTGACCAGGATGTAATGATAGAAAGGAGTTATCAGACAGCAACAGAGCACATTAGGTAATGTCCCATCAGACTCACATTAACTTGAGCCAGAGTACAGTTTCTCAATGTTCCCTGCACTTTCACAGcaatgtttctttttctgcttaGCAACATCTCCCTAGTGAAGAAATTCCACAAGACTGGGACAAGATGCCTGTCAAAGTGCTTGTTGGGAAGAATTTCAACAGTGTCATCTTCAATAAGACCATGACTGTATTTGTTATGTTTTGTAAGTATTGTCATTGAATTCAGATTTTAAACTGCTATAACATGACCaattggaaggaaaaaaatcaaagctcaTGCTTATATACCAAACTAATCTTTGCACTTTACAGAATCTGACCTCAATGAATTTTTAGTGTTTCTGGAAAGAATTGAAGAAAAATTTGTGACGTATCTGTGGAAATGCTGTGATACCTTTGCTGACTTAGTGTTGCACTGAGTAGCATTGCATCTCTTCAGTAAATATTGGTCAAGGCCATATGAAATCTCTGTGTTGTAAGACAACAGGACACTGGAACATTGTGCTGTACGATGGAAACGTGTTGCACAGCATGAGCCAGGCTTCCCAGGGCAGAAGGAGAGTTAACTGAGATTGTCTGCTTATAATGCTCTAGGATTAAATCCCAGATAGGAATTGTGGTTTTGGAAATTGTAACTcgttttttcctcctctgtctGCAAGGGATGTGGCTTCCTTACATGACTCTTTCCAACAAGAAACCTCTGCTCTATCCTTGTACCAGCCAGCAGGGATTAGTTTGTGCCTCAGTAATTTCAgtaaaacaaacacacagcatTAACAGCAGTATAGACAACTAGTTGTACTGCCCTCAATTCCAGAAATTCCTAAAGGTAGGACATTCCTGCCACCCTCcttgctggctgcagctgtgtcACTCAGAGGAGTAATTTTTACATTTCAGTATCATCAACAAACTGAATGAGCTAAGCAAGAACTGAACCAAGTCCTCTGGAAATGAAAGGCAGGGAATGTACTGTATTCAGTCAAGTGCTCCTGAAATTTTAATTCTGTGGGAACCAAGTGTGAGCATTGTTATCCTGACTGAGCGACTGCAACTGTGTTGTGAGCTTTTCAAAGGGACACTGGATTCTCAGCAGTTTGCTTTTCTGGTGATCTGCATCAGTGCAGTGCTGAGTCAAAACAGCACCATGACTCAAACTCCTCTTTCTAGAGTCAACATAGTGTAGTTTATTTGTTAGCATAACACAGTTAATTTTACTGTGCAGGAAGTATTTTGTAGTTCTGACAAGTACTACAACAAGGGAATGATGCAAGACTTCAGGTGGGTTGCACTGGTTATCAGGCACACTCCTCTAGCAAAGTCCAAGTTCTGTGTTTGTTACAGTCATGAGAGGCTAAAGAGAGCTAAAGCAGCGCTGCTATCAGAAATGTGTTAGTGAATAACTAGTTATCACTACATGGAAATGTGAAATTCATGAAGGGCAAATGGTTTCAAGCAGATATTTGCCACAAACCCTGTTAACCTGAAGGGCGAGATAGGTCCCAGTGATTGCACCACCACATGCACTTCTGTGTCCTTACAATTTTATTCTTAAATTTGCAGATGCCCCTTGGTCCCATGAGTGCAGAAAACTCCTGCCAGTCTGGGACAAGCTGGGAGAGCAATTTGAAAGCCACAAAGACATAATGATTGCAAAGATTGATGTCACAGCAAACGACATCCTGGCCGTGGCTCTGGATCGCTATCCCTTCTTCACGCTCTTCCCTGCTGGGGCCCATCACCAGGTGAGAACCTCTGGGGGAGATTGGGGAGGCTCAGCAAGCAGGGGGCTTGTGCACAGGTGTCCCAGGGAGAAAGGAGTCCTGTCACTAGGAAAGATTTGGTcctttctgctcagcactggcttcTGAGTAGGCATTGCTGCCAAGAACCTGAATTAGAGAGAAAACCCTTCTATTGTCTCAACCTGTATATGAAAGAAACCCTTCTATTGTCTCATCCTATATATGAGGAAAACCATTCTATTGCCTCATCCTATACATCAGAGAAACCCTTCTATTTTCTCAACCTATATATGGGGAAACCCTTCTATTCT
This Zonotrichia albicollis isolate bZonAlb1 chromosome 16, bZonAlb1.hap1, whole genome shotgun sequence DNA region includes the following protein-coding sequences:
- the PDILT gene encoding LOW QUALITY PROTEIN: protein disulfide-isomerase-like protein of the testis (The sequence of the model RefSeq protein was modified relative to this genomic sequence to represent the inferred CDS: deleted 1 base in 1 codon; substituted 1 base at 1 genomic stop codon); translation: MEPLSWQVFPPVLSHVLPALFIFRHREPNFPMFIPTSPPPQPLLKMRKYLINLIFPWKVSAXRQDKMKTHPFSLILLLFLTGFLAAESISPNEAKLKQTKLPKIKKENHVLLLKKSNFDRALKETKYLLVKFYVTLSQSSQNLSEEFAEAARQLKKEAPRIQFGKIDVTHQHDLRKEFNIQAFPTVKFFVNGSREDPIDCKGVRKASAFITWVKRRTGPSTVLINSTDQAEAIIKAGDLAVIGFFRELHNDSVEVFCETARDVPEMPFGMTANEEVCANYGVQRNSLVVFKEGKPVHNEVLEDGRQSKLGLTRIIKTFTLDLVTEYNIETSVKIFDVPVENHILLFTPMNSETFSEIYENYQSAAAQFRGKILFVLVDTGEARNGRIFEYFRIRDIDVPAARILNLTSEARYKMPADEVTVENLREFCQSYLHGKAKQHLPSEEIPQDWDKMPVKVLVGKNFNSVIFNKTMTVFVMFYAPWSHECRKLLPVWDKLGEQFESHKDIMIAKIDVTANDILAVALDRYPFFTLFPAGAHHQEVAYTGEYTLEAFSEFLEEQRKMRAEAGEEDPSGGIKEDFSQKETVITEKEL